DNA from Pelobacter propionicus DSM 2379:
CCACAACCTGTTCGGCCGCATCGACCATGTCATGCAGGTGGGAGGCGTGGCCAGCACCAATTTCACCAGGATCAAGGCGGGAGCCCTGCACCGGGCCAATGGAGGTTACCTGGTGTTCAACGCCCTGGACGTGCTGACCAGCCCCTTTGCCTGGGATGCGCTCAAGCGCTGCATCCGCAATGGCGAAATCAGGATCGAGGATGTGATGGAGCAGTACCGTTTCCTCTCCATCGTATCCCTCAAGCCGGAGCCGGTGCCGCTCAAGGCCAAGATCATCATGATCGGCTCCCCCCTGATCTACCACCTGCTCTTCCACCTGGAACCGGACTATCGCAAATTCTTCAAGGTCAAGGCCGATTTCGACAGCCACGTGACCCGCACCCCCGCCGTGCTGCGCGAGTATGCCCTGTTCGTGGCCAACCATTGCCGGGAGGAGAAGCTGCTCCCCTTCACCAGTGACGGCGTCGCCTGCCTGCTGGAATACGCGGCCCGCTGCGTCGAGGACCAGCAGCGGCTCTCCTGCCGGTTCATGGAGATCAGCGACCTGTTGCGGGAGGCGGACTACTGGGCGCGCCGGGAGAACAGGAGCCGGATCGACCGGGAAATCGTCAGGCGGACCATCGATGAAAAGATCTATCGCGGCAACCGCCTGGAGGAGCGCATCCAGGAGCTGATCACCGAGGGGACCCTGCTGGTGGACAGCGAGGGAAGCGAGCTGGGCCAGGTCAACGGGCTCTCCGTGATCCAGCTGGGGGACTACAGCTTCGGCAGGCCCTCGCGGGTCACCGCCCGGGTCTACATGGGAAGCGGCAGGATGGTCAACATCGAGCGGGAGGTCAAGCTCTCCGGCCCGATCCACGACAAGGGGCTTTTGATCCTCACCGGCTACCTGGGGGGGAAATACGCCCAGGAGAGGCCGCTCTCCTTCTCGGCCTCCATCTGCTTCGAGCAGTCCTACGAGGGGGTGGAGGGGGACAGCGCCTCGTCCACCGAGCTGTACGCGCTGCTGTCGGCCCTGTCCGGCGTGCCGCTGAAACAGGGGATCGCCGTGACCGGCAGCGTCAACCAGCTGGGCAAGGTGCAGCCCATCGGCGGGGTCAACCAGAAGATCGAGGGGTTCTTCGCCATCTGCAGGCTGCGGGGGCTGACCGGAGAGCAGGGGGTGATCATCCCCGCGATCAACGAGCGCAACCTGATGCTGAACGACGAGGTGATCCAGGCGGTTCGGGAGGAAAAATTCCACATCTGGAGCGTGGAGAGCATCGACCAGGGAATCAAGATCCTGACCGGCCTCCCCGCCGGTGAGCGGCAGCCGGATGGAAGCTACCCCCAGGGGAGCATCAACTGGCTGGTGGACCGGCGCTTGAGCGACCTGGCGGAGAAGATGAAGGGCTTTTCACCGGAAAGAGAGAAGGAAAAACAGAGTCCGTAGGACAAGCTCCCCCGTGCCAGCCGGTAAGCGGCCATACAAGCGGGAGCAGAGGGTTCATGTTCTCGGCTTGGCCCTGCGGGTGGGGGGGGCGCTCCAGGGGTCGTCCGGCCAGGGATGCTTGGGGTAGCGCCCCTTCATCTCTTTTTTGACCTGATGATAGGAGCCGTCCCAGAAACCCTTCAGATCGCGGGTCACCTGCAGCGGCCGGCCGGCCGGCGACAGCAGGTGCAGCAGCAGTTCCACCCTCCCCCGGCAGATGGATGGCGTACGCTCCAGACCGAACAGCTCCTGCAGCTTCACCGCCAGCACCGGCGTCTCCCCCTGGCAGTAGTCCAGCCTGATGCGGGAGCCGCTGGGCACGACCAGGTGGGTGGGAGCCAGCTCGTCCAGGGAGGCCCGCTGGCGGTACTCCAGGCGATTCAGCAGGATTGCCGCCAGGTCAAGCTCTCCCAGCTGCCGGGCGCCGCGCACACCGACCAGGGCCGGGGCCAACCACTCCTCCAGGCTGTCCAAAAGCGCCCCGTCCGAGCAGTCGGGCCAGCCATCAGCCGGGAACTGGCGGCGCACAAGCTCCATGCGGGCCTGGAGCTGCAGGAAGCGCTCATTGCGGTCCAGCAGCCCCATACCGGACGAGCGCAGCGCCTCCACGAGCGCCGGCAGGCTCTGTTCCGGGGTGGCTACGAAGGGGGAGGATGCCAGCACCAACGCTCCCAGGCACTCCTCCCGCATGGCCACCACCCTCCCCTCCCGGCTGTCCCAGAGCACCCGCTCCCGCCGCTCCCTGCGCTCCCCCAGCTCCTGTAGCAAAAGCTCCTCCGTTATCTCCTGACAGAGGTGGATCAGCCCCTCCCCCCCTTCGCCGCCATCCACGGAAACAGCCACCAGCAGGGCGCTCCTCCCCGCCATCCCCGGCACGGCCAGCCGGGCCCCCCTGCCGTTGGCCAGCAGGTAGCGCCCCCCCTCACCCTCCCGCTGCATGGCCATCCGGTCGGGATAGGCCGCCAGCAAGAGCCGGCCGATGCCGTCCGGGTCGCTCCATCCCCCGCCTTCCCGGGAGGAGCGTCCCATCAGCCGCTCCAGCTGGCGGTGCACCCGCTCCACATTTTCCAGGCTGCCCCTGTCCGTGTCGCCAGCAAAGCCATCGCTGCCCCGGAAGCGGCGCAAAAGCTCCAGCCGGTCGTGCAGGTCGGCGGGAGTCCCCTTGCCCTGCCCCTGCCGGGGGGAGCGCCTGATGATGTCCCGCTCGGAGAGCAGGGCGGCCAGGGCGCAGCCCAGGGGCACAAGATCCAGCTCGCGGGAGCGCTCCAGCAGGCGGGACAGACGGGGGTGCAGCGGCAGGCGGGCCATGGACCTCCCCAGGGGGGTAATCCGCCCGCAGGAATCCAGCGCCCCCAGATGCGCCAGGAGCTGACGGGCAACCGCCAGGGAAGCGGCCGGAGGCGGGTCGAGCCAGGCCAGTTGTGCCGGATCGGCCACTCCCCAGGCCGCCAGCTCCAGCACCAACGGGGAGAGGTCGCTCTCCAGCATCTCCGGCGGGGTATGGGGGGTCATGGCGTCGAAGCTGTGGCGGCTGAAGAGGCGATAGCAGATCCCCTCGCTCACGCGCCCGGCCCGGCCTGCCCGCTGGATGGCCGAGGCCCGCGATTCGCGCACCGTCACCAGCCGGTTCATGCCGCTGGCCGGGTCATGGCGCTGTCTGCGGGACAGGCCGCTGTCGATCACCACCCGCACCCCCTCGATGGTCAGGCTGGTCTCGGCGATGCTGGTGGCCAGCACCACCCTGCGCCCCCTCCCCGGCTGGATGGCCGCCTGCTGGCGGGCAAAGGGGAGGTCGCCGTACAGGGGATGGACGGTGACAGCGCTCCCCTCCAGCCCGGACTGATCCAAAAGCGAGGCACAGGAGCGGATTTCGCCGGCACCGGGGAGAAAGGCCAGGATGTCCCCCTCGGTCTCGGCCAGGACACGCCGGATGGCCGCCGCCATGCGCGGGGCCAGGCGGTCACGGGAATGATCCTCCAGATAGATTTCCCGCACCGGGAACGAGCGCCCCTGGGAGGAGATCAGGGGGGCATCGCCCATCAGCCGGCCCAGCGCCCGGCACTCCAGGGTGGCGGACATGACCAGGATCTTCAGATCGTCCCGCACCTGGCTCTGCAGGTCAAGGCACAGCGCCAGACCCAGGTCGGCCTGGATGCTCCGCTCGTGGAACTCGTCCAGGATGACCATGGCCACCCCCTCCAGCAGCGGGTCGCCCTGGATGCGGCGGGTCAGGATTCCTTCGGTTACCACCTCGATGCGGGTCTTTGGGGAGACGCGGCTGTCGAAGCGGATGGAGTATCCCACCGTCCCTCCCGGCTCCTCACCCAGGCAGGCGGCCATCCAGCGGGCAGCGGAGACGGCAGCCAGGCGGCGCGGCTCCAGCATGACGATCCTCCCCGCTTGGGGGGGGATGATCTCCAGCAGCGCCAGCGGCACGCGGGTGGTCTTGCCCGCTCCCGGTGGGGCGTGCAGCAGGACATTGGGGTTTTCGGCTACGGTGGTCAGGAGTCGGGGAAGGATCTGGTCGATGGGAAGCGGTTTCATGGCTGGCAGGATACTGTCCGGCAGGGGGATCTGTCCACTGGTTTCAGGGGTTCACCTCCTTGGCGGCTCTGGTCGCGGCTATGTCTGCATTCAGCAGTCGGGGACTGCCGGAGAGAGCGCATCAGGGCTATTTCGTCGTACTACCCGGCGAAATGAAGCGTTGACAGCCGCTACTGTCTGAGCCCGCAGGGCGAGTTTATCGACTGTAGCGCAATGAGTCAAGGTAAGTACAGAAATAGCCCGTCCGCGCGAACGCAGGCAGTCCCCAACTGCCGTCTCCAGTTCACGACGCCGGAGCCCCCCGTTGCTCCCGGAAGCTCCGCAGGAACAGCAGGCCCAGCGGCGGCAGGGCGATCAGGAAGGCGTACATCAAGAGGTGGAAGGTCCGCTGGACCCCCACGCTATCGGCCAGCCTCCCCACATAGGGGCCGACGCAGGCGAAGCAGAGCCGAAACGTCAGCGACTGCAGCGACAGCAGCGCCGCCCGGTTGGCGGAGGGGGTCTCCCTCTGCACGTGGCTGAGCATCATCGGCCCCCGCAACCCCCGCATGCAGGTCAGCAGATAGTAGAACAGGAAGCCGAACAGCCCTCCCATCACCCCCAGGCCGAAATAGCCGGCAACGATCAGGGCGATGAAAAGCAGGGTCATCCCGCGGTCGCTCAGGTAATGGTGCGTGCGATGGCTGGCCATGGCGGAGAGCGCCACCATCAGGTTTGCGCCGGCCCAGACCGGGCCGAACCAGGCCAGGGGAACGCCGCTCTGGCGCATGTAGGGCTGAATCAGCCAGACCGGGAAGAAGGAGGCCAGCCCCAGCAGCGTATTGAAGATGATGGTGTAGCGCAGGCGCGGATTGTCCCAGAAGGCATAGCGGGCGGTATGTAGCGCCTCGGCCAGATGGGAGCGGGCCTGGATGGCGCTATCCCGCGGGGTCTCCACCATTCCCCTGGTCACCACGAGGGCAGCGATCCAGACAGCCACCTGCAGGATGAAGGGGGAGAGCGGGAAAGCGGCGTAGAGCATGCCGGCGAAGATGGCGCCCAGGGCCTCGCCGCTCTGGGAAAAGCCGGTCACCCGCCCCTCGCAGCGGGCGTAGAGCGCCTCGTTCCCCTCCAGTTTGAGAGTCTCGTAGAGCAGGGCGCTGTCCGACCCGCTGATGAACGAGAGCGAAATCCCCAGCAGGATCTCGGCCAGAAGCACGTCGCCGAAGGAGTCGGCCACCGTGTACATGCCCCAGCCCAGGATTCCCAGGAGCGAGGCAAAGGAGAGCGCTGTCCGGTAGCCCAGGCGGTCGCTGATATAGCCGGAGGGGTACTCCAGGAGCACCGTGGCAATGGAGAAGATGCTCTGCAAGAGCAGGATCTGGGTCAGGCTCAGGCCTATATGGTCCTTCCAGAACAGGGTGATGATGGCCATGGGAAAGAGCATCATCTGCAGGAAGGAGAAAGCGTACAGTTTCCGTATGTTACCGTGGAGGTTACTCATTCGACCTCTAAAAAAACAATTCAGGCCTTTCGGCCAGAAGGCTCACCGCCGTGAAGGGCCGCGTACTCGGCAGTTTCCAGGTCGATATGGGCATCGATCAGTTCCCGGTAGATCCGCTCCACAAGATCGGGGCAGGCGCCGCATTCACGGGCCCTGGCAACCACGTTGGAGACCACCTCCTCGATGCGCTCTTCAATCCTAACCTCATCGGCGCTGTTCTTGAAGCGGGGCGCCTGCTTCACGTAGCCGATCCGCTCCGCCAGCAGTTCGACGATCTGGCGGTCGATGCGGTCGATGTTGGCGCGTACCTCGGCCAGAGAGGCGCACACTGAAACTGGTTTCATTACAAGCTCCTTTTTGGAATCAACGGTAGTACGCCAGGGCATGAACCGGCGCCTTCTCCCCTCACCCGTCTTCTTCGCACGTATTCCGTTATGCTGCCTTACCCAACCTGCATCGCGCATAGTTACCAATCAGCCATCAACTCATCCTGATGCAATTCCGCCCAAGCCAGAACCAGCCTTGCCTGCCTTCTGGGAAGATCGCCCTCGACAATCTCACATTGGCTTCCGCCGCATGTGAATAAGCGCAACCCGATTGCCATTCTTATCCTGCCGTTCTTCGATGGCATAAGGTTCAAATCCCAACTTTGCATACAGGATCAGGCCGACGACGTTTTGATTAAAGCAGGACACCGTAACTTCAATGGCACCATGCTTTGAGAACCCAAGGCTAACCATTTGCTCGACAAGATAGCTTCCGACCCCCTGCCCCCGGACGATCGGAGAAACAATAACGTTTCCTATAGAGCAACCTTTCGCACCCCAGCGGTAAAAATTGGCAAACGCGACAACCTGACCTTCCAATTCAATTACCGTGCTGTCCGAACGTTGAGAGATTGAATTCTGCAGCTGCCATGGAGCCAAGGGAAATGCCGCTTTGGGAAAAAGGAAAAACAGCTCTTCTTCGCTTTGTGGAAAACCACAAACAACAGGAATATCACTATTTTCAACCGGACGATGAGTAAGCAGCATACCGTTTGAACCTCCACAACGAAACAGGTAATCCGAAAAGCTCTGTTCACCCCTTGAGCTGGATCGACTTGATCTCCTGGAACTCCTCCAGGCCGTATCTGCCCAGCTCCCGGCCGTTGCCGGACTGCCTGTAGCCGCCAAAGGGTGCTAGGATGTTGAAGGGGGCGCCGTTGATATCCACCTGACCGGTGCGCATGCGCCGGGCAAAGGCCAGAGCGCGCCCCTCGTCTGCGGACCAGACTCCGCCGGCCAGGCCGTAGATACTGGAGTTAGCAATCCTGAACGCAACCTCCTCGTCGCTATAGGGGATGATGCAGAGCACCGGGCCGAAGATCTCCTCTTGGGCGATGGTCATCTCTGCTCTCACCCGGCCGAAGATGGTGGGGGAGACGTAGAACCCCTTCGTAAGCCCGGCCGGCGGCTCGACGCCACCCAGCAGCAGTTCCGCCCCCTCGGCGATGCCGGAGCGGATGTACTCCCACACCCGCTCCCGCTGACTGGCCGACACCAGCGGCCCCAGGCGGCACTTGTCGCCAAAGGGATCGGAGGGGACGAAGCTCTTGCCCAGCTCCACCGCCAGGGAGACCGCCTGCTCGTACAGACTCTCCGGCACCAGCAGGCGGGTGTGGGCGCTGCACGTCTGGCCCGAGTTGAGCAGACAGGCGCCTAGGCTCCCCTTGACCGCCGCAGGCAGGTCGGCGTCGTCCAGGATCACCGAGGCGGACTTGCCCCCCAGCTCCAGGGCGACCTTCTTGACGGTCCCGGCCGCCAGAACGGAGAGGCGCCTCCCCACGCTGGTGGAGCCGGTGAAGGAGACCATGTCCACATCGGGATGGGAGGCCAACGCCTCGCCGATAGTTGCGCCGCGGCCGCTGACCAGGTTGAACACGCCGGGGGGCAGGCCGGCTTTCTCCACGATCTCGGCCAGAATGAAGGAGGAGAGGGGCGCCTCGGAGCTGGGCTTGACCACCACGCAGCAGCCGGCCGCCAGGGCCGGGGCAACCTTGGCAACGATCTGGTGCAGGGGGTAGTTCCAGGGGGTGATGCAGGCCACCACCCCCACCGGCTCGCGCACGATCAGCGAGTTGGCGATGCGCTCATCCTCCCGCTGCTCCGCAGCCAGGGAGGCGTAGCTCCCCATGACCGCCACCGGCAGGCCGGCCTGGATACGCAGGGAGAACTTGAGCGGCATGCCCACCTCGGCGGTGACGATGCGGGCGATCTCCTCGCTCCGCTCCACCAGCCCCTGGTGCAGCTTTGTCAGACATTCCGCCCGTTCAGCCGGACTTGTGGCAGACCAGGCGTCAAAGGCGGCCCTGGCGGCGGCCACGGCCCTGTCCACATCATTCACCGTTGCGGAGGGAACCCGGCCGATGACCTCTTCGCTGGCAGCGCCGACCACCTGGATGAAGGAGGGATCGCTTGATGCCGCCCACTGACCATTTATGTACAGCTTGTCGTACTCATGCATGTCGTACACTCCAATGAGGTTTTGGTTCGATCAATCTCGCTGTGCCGGATTCGTGGAAGCTCCCACCCGAACCCCCATCCCCTTTAACCTGAAAATGCAGTTGTTCACGCAAAGCCACGAAGTTCACGAAGAAAAACAGATGGATAGACAAAACAGCTGAAGCACCTGGTTGGTGAAGCGCCACTGTTTGACGACTGTTTGATTTCTTTGCGTCTTCGCGCCTTTGCGTGAGATGAATTAGCGTTTTCAGGTTCAAGGGTCAGGGTGGGGATGGGGTTCATCAGCACCCCATCCCTGTCCATCCACCCTGGGGAGACGTACCACAACCCTGACGGGACCGCCCTGTTACAGGAAGTTGATCTCCACCGGCTTCCGCTTGATCGGGTTTTCGGACTGTTCCCGCTTCACCGCCGGATAGCCGATGATCAGCGGCGCAACCAGTTCATACTCCTCCGGCATCCCCAGCTCCTTCTTGACTTCCGGCTCGTCCAGTACGTTGTGGGCAAAGCCGATCCAGCAGCAGCCCAGCCCCTGCTCCTCGGCCAGCAGGTTTATGTTCTGGGCCACCATGCTGCAGTCGTACACCTGCCAGTGGGCTTTACTGTCGCCGTAGATGACGATCAGTGCCGGCGCGTTGTAGAAGATGTTGAACTCGGGGTTATTCATCCACTTCTCGTACTGCCGGATAAAGGGGGCGTCCTCCATGTTGGCCAGCCACTTTTCCTTGGCGGTGTCGGAGAGGCGCTTCAGGCGTTCCCTATCGAAAATAACGACGAAGCGCCAGGGCTGGTTATTGGAACCGCTGGGGGCCCAGACCGCTGTGTTGATCAGCGCCTCGATGGTCTCCCGGGGCAGCGCTTCTGCGCTGAATTTCCTGCAGGAACTGCGTCGCTTCATGATGGTGGTCAGACTGTCCATGGCTTTGCCTCCTTGGGGTTGTTTATCCTGGAAACGGCAGTTGGGGGATGCCGGAGAAAGCGCATCAGGGCTCTTTCGTCGTACTTCCCGGCGAGATGAAGCGTCAACAGCCGATACTGTCTGAAGCCCGCAGGCTCAAGTTTATCGGCTGTAGCGCAATGAGTCGTGGAAGTACAGAAAGAGCCCGTCCGCGCGAACGCAGGCAGCCCCCAACTGCCGCATGGTGTACAAACATCCTTCGACGGTGGATGAGAACCGCCGTTTCAGGCTCAGTACAGCTCGTACTTGAGCAGGCGGCACTCGATCGGGCCGTTATAGAGCACAAACCGCCGCGACGCCTTCAGGCCGATGTACTTGGCCAGCTCCAGGTTGCCGGTAAGCACATAGCCGGTCCACCCCTGGCAGCGCTGTTTGAGGATGTCGCCGATCTGGCAGTAGAGCTCCTTCAGCTCATCCTCCTCCCCCATGCGTTTGCCGTAGGGAGGATTGATGATTACCACCCCACCCTCCCCTTCCGGCCTGAACTGCTCCAGGGAGCTGTGGAAGAAGTGCACCTGCCCCTCGAAGCCTGCCGCCGCCGCGTTGCGCCGGGCAATGGAAAGGGCGCGGCTGTCGCTGTCGTAGCCGCTGACCAGCCCCACCGGGAGCTGTCGGATGCCGCTCTCCGCTTCGGCCTGGATCCCCTTCCAGAGGCGGGGGTCGAAATCCTGCCAGCGCTGGAATCCGAATGAGCGGTTGCGCCCCGGCGGAACGCGGGCGGCCATGAGCGCCGCCTCGATGGGGATGGTGCCCGAGCCGCACATGGGGTCGGCCAGGGCTACGTTGCCGTCCCAGCCGGTGAGCGCGATGATGGCGGCGGCCAGGGTCTCGCGCAGGGGCGCCTCGTTGCGCTCCAGACGGTAGCCGCGACGGTCCAGGGCGTCCCCCGAGCTGTCCAGGCTGACCGTGCAGACATTCTTCACCAAGTGGATATTGACCCGCACGTCCGGGGAGGCCGTATCCACGTTGGGACGACTGCCGCATGCCTCACGGATGCGGTCCACGATGGCATCCTTGGTCTTCAGCGCCACAAAACCGGAATGGGTCAGGGCCGAGTCCCGCAGGGAGCAGTCCACCGCCAGGGTCATGGCGGGTGTGATCATCTCCTGCCAGGGGATGGCATGCACGCCATCGTACAGCTCTGCCGGCGAGGAGCAGGGAAACCCGGCCAGCCTGACCAGCACCCGGCTGGCGCTGCGCAGCCAAAGATTGGCGCGGTACAGACCGGCCCGGTTGGTGCGGAACGAGACCCCGCCCCGCCCTGCCTGCGCCCCCTCGATGCCCAGCAGGCGCAGTTCGGCCGCGGTCACGTCCTCGCTGCCGCGCGGCACGGCGGCAAAGCACTCCATCTCCCTGTCCGGCTTCGGCTCCGGGCGTGGCGCCCGTCTGAGGATATGCTTCTTCTCGGTCATGCTCGTTCCCCCATTTCCCGTTCCCATATGTCCGCCACCAGCCGTTCCGTCTCCTCGGGCGTACCGCTGTTGTCGATAATCACGCGGCCATGGCGCTCCTTCTCGGCCAGCGGCATCTGGCTGTCAATGATCTTGCAGGCATCCTCCCGGCTGATGCCGTCACGTTCCATCAAGCGCTGGATCTGTATCTCGGGCCTCAGGGTCACCACCCAGATCTCGTCCACCCGGCTGGTGACTCCCGCCTCGATCAGCAGCGGCGCCATGTAGAACACGATGCGCTCCCCCCGGCAAGCCGCGGCTGCGATGCGCTCCTCCGCCAGCCTCCTGATCTCAGGATGCACGATCCCTTCCAGCTGGCGACGGTTCACGTCGTTGCCGAAGACCAGCGAACGCATCTTCCGGCGGTCCAGATTGCCGTCCGGCAGCAGCACACCGGCGCCAAACAGATCAACGATCCGCTCCAGGGCCGGACTCCCCGGATGAACCGCCAGGCGCGACAGTTCATCGGCATCGATCACCACCGCTCCTCGCTCCATCAGAAAACGGGCCACACTGCTCTTGCCGGTTGCGATCCCACCGGTCAGGCCCACCACACGGACTCCCATCGTTAGTACTCCTTGCGCCCACACCAGGGCACCGCATATTCCATGAAAAGGTGGCCAGTGTAGCAAAGGGACCGCCAAATTAACAGATTTTTGGCTTGAGTTGCGGGAATATTTAGTGTACATGTTAACGTCTGCCACAGCAGGTCGCCGGCAGAACCGATACGGGCGGTTAGCTCAGCTGGATAGAGTACAGGCCTCCGAAGCCTGGGGTCGTGGGTTCGAATCCCATGCCGCCCGCCAATAAAATCAAAGGGTTAGTCAAATCGACTAATCCTTTTTTTGTTACAGCGACATATGACGGAGTAACTATCACTATGAGGTGACCCGATGCACTGCAACTCGTTTTCCAGGCAGCACCGTTTTTCGCTCCATGTGGCAATGACTGCGTTGACCCTGCTGCTTCTGGGTTTGCTGGCCGGATGTGCCGCAACGTCAAGCGCCGTCACGAGCAAACTACCCGACTGGCGTTCCTGGACAGTGGAGCGCAAAATTGCCCAGATGCTTCTGCTCGGTTTCCCTGGAGAGACGATTACTCCGGAAAGCCCTATTTCTGTGGCTATCCGCGAGCATGGCGTGGGCGGGGTCGTCCTTTTCGACAACAATGCCGACCTGGGTGTTACGGAGCGCAATATTTCCAACCCGGCTCAGCTAAAGAGGCTGATCACCGACCTTAAGGCATCGGCTGAAACGCCGATTTTCATTGCCGTGGATGAAGAGGGAGGGATCATCTCCCGCCTCAAGGAGCGCTACGGGTTTCCGTCCACGGTCTCCGCTTCATACCTTGGGGAGAAGAATGACTTAAACCTCACCCGTTCTTCCTCGGACCGACTGGTCGACACCCTGGTGGAATACGGCTTCAACCTGAACCTGGCGCCGGTGGTCGACCTGAGCATCAACCCCGCAAACCCGGTCATTGCGCTGAAACAGCGCAGCTTTTCCGCCGAC
Protein-coding regions in this window:
- a CDS encoding THUMP domain-containing class I SAM-dependent RNA methyltransferase; the encoded protein is MTEKKHILRRAPRPEPKPDREMECFAAVPRGSEDVTAAELRLLGIEGAQAGRGGVSFRTNRAGLYRANLWLRSASRVLVRLAGFPCSSPAELYDGVHAIPWQEMITPAMTLAVDCSLRDSALTHSGFVALKTKDAIVDRIREACGSRPNVDTASPDVRVNIHLVKNVCTVSLDSSGDALDRRGYRLERNEAPLRETLAAAIIALTGWDGNVALADPMCGSGTIPIEAALMAARVPPGRNRSFGFQRWQDFDPRLWKGIQAEAESGIRQLPVGLVSGYDSDSRALSIARRNAAAAGFEGQVHFFHSSLEQFRPEGEGGVVIINPPYGKRMGEEDELKELYCQIGDILKQRCQGWTGYVLTGNLELAKYIGLKASRRFVLYNGPIECRLLKYELY
- the hrpB gene encoding ATP-dependent helicase HrpB, producing MKPLPIDQILPRLLTTVAENPNVLLHAPPGAGKTTRVPLALLEIIPPQAGRIVMLEPRRLAAVSAARWMAACLGEEPGGTVGYSIRFDSRVSPKTRIEVVTEGILTRRIQGDPLLEGVAMVILDEFHERSIQADLGLALCLDLQSQVRDDLKILVMSATLECRALGRLMGDAPLISSQGRSFPVREIYLEDHSRDRLAPRMAAAIRRVLAETEGDILAFLPGAGEIRSCASLLDQSGLEGSAVTVHPLYGDLPFARQQAAIQPGRGRRVVLATSIAETSLTIEGVRVVIDSGLSRRQRHDPASGMNRLVTVRESRASAIQRAGRAGRVSEGICYRLFSRHSFDAMTPHTPPEMLESDLSPLVLELAAWGVADPAQLAWLDPPPAASLAVARQLLAHLGALDSCGRITPLGRSMARLPLHPRLSRLLERSRELDLVPLGCALAALLSERDIIRRSPRQGQGKGTPADLHDRLELLRRFRGSDGFAGDTDRGSLENVERVHRQLERLMGRSSREGGGWSDPDGIGRLLLAAYPDRMAMQREGEGGRYLLANGRGARLAVPGMAGRSALLVAVSVDGGEGGEGLIHLCQEITEELLLQELGERRERRERVLWDSREGRVVAMREECLGALVLASSPFVATPEQSLPALVEALRSSGMGLLDRNERFLQLQARMELVRRQFPADGWPDCSDGALLDSLEEWLAPALVGVRGARQLGELDLAAILLNRLEYRQRASLDELAPTHLVVPSGSRIRLDYCQGETPVLAVKLQELFGLERTPSICRGRVELLLHLLSPAGRPLQVTRDLKGFWDGSYHQVKKEMKGRYPKHPWPDDPWSAPPTRRAKPRT
- a CDS encoding MFS transporter, whose translation is MSNLHGNIRKLYAFSFLQMMLFPMAIITLFWKDHIGLSLTQILLLQSIFSIATVLLEYPSGYISDRLGYRTALSFASLLGILGWGMYTVADSFGDVLLAEILLGISLSFISGSDSALLYETLKLEGNEALYARCEGRVTGFSQSGEALGAIFAGMLYAAFPLSPFILQVAVWIAALVVTRGMVETPRDSAIQARSHLAEALHTARYAFWDNPRLRYTIIFNTLLGLASFFPVWLIQPYMRQSGVPLAWFGPVWAGANLMVALSAMASHRTHHYLSDRGMTLLFIALIVAGYFGLGVMGGLFGFLFYYLLTCMRGLRGPMMLSHVQRETPSANRAALLSLQSLTFRLCFACVGPYVGRLADSVGVQRTFHLLMYAFLIALPPLGLLFLRSFREQRGAPAS
- a CDS encoding aldehyde dehydrogenase family protein; amino-acid sequence: MHEYDKLYINGQWAASSDPSFIQVVGAASEEVIGRVPSATVNDVDRAVAAARAAFDAWSATSPAERAECLTKLHQGLVERSEEIARIVTAEVGMPLKFSLRIQAGLPVAVMGSYASLAAEQREDERIANSLIVREPVGVVACITPWNYPLHQIVAKVAPALAAGCCVVVKPSSEAPLSSFILAEIVEKAGLPPGVFNLVSGRGATIGEALASHPDVDMVSFTGSTSVGRRLSVLAAGTVKKVALELGGKSASVILDDADLPAAVKGSLGACLLNSGQTCSAHTRLLVPESLYEQAVSLAVELGKSFVPSDPFGDKCRLGPLVSASQRERVWEYIRSGIAEGAELLLGGVEPPAGLTKGFYVSPTIFGRVRAEMTIAQEEIFGPVLCIIPYSDEEVAFRIANSSIYGLAGGVWSADEGRALAFARRMRTGQVDINGAPFNILAPFGGYRQSGNGRELGRYGLEEFQEIKSIQLKG
- a CDS encoding Lon protease family protein, which produces MAQDEHRVAAEKLCWRCDPNLLEFRTTQELGELEEAIGQERAFRSIEFGLGMSESGFNLYLAGESGTGRASSIMALLKKRAAGETTPHDWCYVNNFKNPDCPIALSLEAGMGRELERDLSELLAVVKHDIPKALQSKEYALEKTAIIVANQEKNNQLFAALDREAQGKEYVLQRTTSGLMMLPQLEGRNMTNEEYDNLDLEARARVDAAGNELKGRLADVLSQVMENDKGVREALARLDRELGLSAVAHHVAPLREKYAAHPRVVSHLEAVQEDILLNLEEFKNTEQESLPTGGAAGQANAFERYGVNVLVDNSENGGAPVVYEANPTYHNLFGRIDHVMQVGGVASTNFTRIKAGALHRANGGYLVFNALDVLTSPFAWDALKRCIRNGEIRIEDVMEQYRFLSIVSLKPEPVPLKAKIIMIGSPLIYHLLFHLEPDYRKFFKVKADFDSHVTRTPAVLREYALFVANHCREEKLLPFTSDGVACLLEYAARCVEDQQRLSCRFMEISDLLREADYWARRENRSRIDREIVRRTIDEKIYRGNRLEERIQELITEGTLLVDSEGSELGQVNGLSVIQLGDYSFGRPSRVTARVYMGSGRMVNIEREVKLSGPIHDKGLLILTGYLGGKYAQERPLSFSASICFEQSYEGVEGDSASSTELYALLSALSGVPLKQGIAVTGSVNQLGKVQPIGGVNQKIEGFFAICRLRGLTGEQGVIIPAINERNLMLNDEVIQAVREEKFHIWSVESIDQGIKILTGLPAGERQPDGSYPQGSINWLVDRRLSDLAEKMKGFSPEREKEKQSP
- a CDS encoding chorismate mutase, yielding MKPVSVCASLAEVRANIDRIDRQIVELLAERIGYVKQAPRFKNSADEVRIEERIEEVVSNVVARARECGACPDLVERIYRELIDAHIDLETAEYAALHGGEPSGRKA
- a CDS encoding GNAT family N-acetyltransferase, translated to MLLTHRPVENSDIPVVCGFPQSEEELFFLFPKAAFPLAPWQLQNSISQRSDSTVIELEGQVVAFANFYRWGAKGCSIGNVIVSPIVRGQGVGSYLVEQMVSLGFSKHGAIEVTVSCFNQNVVGLILYAKLGFEPYAIEERQDKNGNRVALIHMRRKPM
- a CDS encoding nitroreductase family protein → MDSLTTIMKRRSSCRKFSAEALPRETIEALINTAVWAPSGSNNQPWRFVVIFDRERLKRLSDTAKEKWLANMEDAPFIRQYEKWMNNPEFNIFYNAPALIVIYGDSKAHWQVYDCSMVAQNINLLAEEQGLGCCWIGFAHNVLDEPEVKKELGMPEEYELVAPLIIGYPAVKREQSENPIKRKPVEINFL